The genomic region TGGTGACCTCGTTGATCGAGCACGAACACCTGCGGACGACCGACGCCAAAGCCAAGGAGCTACGGCGGATCGCGGATCGCATGATTACCCTCGGGAAACGTGGCACCCTGCACGCACGCCGTCAGGCCCTTTCCTACATTCGAAGCCGCACCGTGGTGCAGAAGCTGTTCGACGAGGTTGCGTCGCGGTTTCGGGAACGTCCAGGCGGCTACACGCGTGTCATCAAGCTGGGCCATCGTCACGGCGATGCTGCAGCGATGTCGGTCATCGAGTTGACCGATCGGGGCGA from Candidatus Binatia bacterium harbors:
- the rplQ gene encoding 50S ribosomal protein L17, whose translation is MRHLKAGRKLNRTASHRKALFRNMVTSLIEHEHLRTTDAKAKELRRIADRMITLGKRGTLHARRQALSYIRSRTVVQKLFDEVASRFRERPGGYTRVIKLGHRHGDAAAMSVIELTDRG